A single region of the Vagococcus teuberi genome encodes:
- a CDS encoding type I 3-dehydroquinate dehydratase, whose protein sequence is MISRVSGETFGLVLTFGSVQSASTPGQASVPELRDILTTIRIRLVKILL, encoded by the coding sequence ATGATAAGTCGAGTCAGTGGAGAAACGTTTGGATTAGTCTTGACATTTGGATCAGTCCAATCAGCATCTACACCAGGACAAGCATCAGTACCTGAGCTAAGGGATATATTAACAACTATTCGCATAAGACTTGTCAAAATACTTCTTTAA
- a CDS encoding type I 3-dehydroquinate dehydratase yields the protein MKTVKVMNIVVGDGIPKLVVPMVGKASQELIEETKIVANYGADICKIAVMLNTTTDVLTLLDATNEMQIFLLIAQL from the coding sequence ATGAAAACAGTTAAAGTAATGAACATTGTTGTTGGAGATGGTATTCCTAAATTAGTTGTTCCAATGGTTGGTAAAGCAAGTCAAGAGTTAATAGAAGAAACTAAAATTGTCGCGAACTATGGTGCAGATATTTGTAAAATAGCTGTTATGCTAAATACTACAACAGATGTATTAACGCTACTTGACGCAACGAATGAGATGCAAATTTTTTTGCTAATCGCCCAATTGTGA